A single genomic interval of Neisseria leonii harbors:
- a CDS encoding TetR/AcrR family transcriptional regulator: MKEPKNRVHSYRQFLQAGFRLYPEAGYRGLSVRALAAEAGLSPGMFHHLFAGKDDFVRMMLTERYEQVRRNYPWPSETGEAAADLRAVLTVMVRSLRDNLAWVQRMLADCADGGAGVVAEVLQQHSGQNLQRVGRALRACAVQWRWPEEEYLLRLNFLVAAAAGPVLFTDQFHRLGILPAEMAGVMPQYLSDEALARRLDWVLGVWAADGSQNQVKDKDTE, encoded by the coding sequence ATGAAAGAACCGAAAAACCGCGTGCATTCTTACCGGCAGTTTTTACAGGCCGGTTTCCGTCTGTATCCCGAGGCGGGGTACCGGGGGCTGTCGGTGCGTGCGTTGGCGGCGGAGGCGGGGCTGAGTCCGGGTATGTTCCACCATCTGTTTGCCGGTAAAGACGATTTTGTGCGCATGATGCTGACCGAGCGCTATGAACAGGTGCGCCGGAATTATCCGTGGCCGTCTGAAACGGGCGAAGCGGCGGCGGATTTGCGCGCCGTGCTGACGGTGATGGTGCGGAGTCTGCGCGACAATCTGGCCTGGGTGCAGCGTATGCTGGCCGACTGTGCGGACGGCGGGGCGGGTGTGGTGGCCGAAGTGTTGCAGCAGCACAGCGGCCAGAATCTGCAACGTGTCGGACGGGCTTTGCGCGCCTGTGCGGTGCAGTGGCGGTGGCCGGAAGAAGAATATCTGCTGCGGCTGAATTTTCTGGTGGCGGCTGCGGCAGGGCCGGTGCTGTTTACCGATCAGTTTCACAGGTTGGGGATTCTGCCGGCGGAAATGGCCGGCGTGATGCCGCAGTATTTGAGCGATGAGGCTCTGGCGCGGCGGTTGGACTGGGTGTTGGGCGTATGGGCGGCGGACGGCAGTCAAAATCAAGTTAAGGATAAGG
- a CDS encoding TonB-dependent siderophore receptor, whose amino-acid sequence MNLFNKKPLALLLGGIFSANMLLVSAQAQAQTGEADKPAAETAELDTVRVKGERKSPTITENTDSYTTPITYSITGIPQELKDTVQSASVITSRRLQDQPDTNRVIDVVNQATGLHLSQIESDRYSLSSRGMGIDSISYDGVTTYYDTRFNYGDNHMDTALYDRVEVVRGATGFMTGPGNPSASINLVRKRPTKDFQGSIAAGAGSWNHYRIETDLSGRLNSSGSLRGRLVGVYHTRDSFLDRYNNRRHVLYGVLEADLGARTMLSAGANYQRNRSRGVMSGGLPLFYSDGTMTRYDRSANTAPGWGADSYNSLSAYLTLHHRFQNGWRLESNYTLSRNTRELKSAYVYGSPDPADNTGMNTAAISLIDGSRKQDAFDIKVNGLYRLFGREHAARFNYNFNRNHYDNGYQSPVKNTLPAKWGDFRRLGFPVPEPQWQSETFTALRGTITQHAASGITDLSLHDRLNLTLGARLTNYKVADDSFGPYFRPYRNRFNAVSKYFGLSYKLNDRYSLYGSYTDIFQPQTTVDAAGKYLDPVIGGNYEIGLKGGLREGRLNFSVAAFETRRDNVAQPTGERLPGGQPVNRAVDGAKTRGFDAELAGSLTDNWNIQAGLTTFVARDAAGRRISLQTPNRIFKLFTTYRLPAPLQRMTVGGGVNWYSGIEGTVRNPQNKPVQVRADAYAVANLMARYDFTPRASLSVNVNNLFDKRYYTWFGRYEQYQYGAPRNALATFRYQFR is encoded by the coding sequence ATGAATTTATTCAACAAGAAACCTTTGGCATTATTACTTGGCGGGATTTTTTCGGCCAACATGCTGTTGGTTTCCGCACAGGCACAGGCACAAACCGGTGAGGCAGACAAACCGGCAGCCGAAACAGCCGAATTGGATACCGTCCGGGTAAAGGGGGAAAGAAAGTCACCCACCATCACCGAAAATACAGACAGCTATACCACTCCCATTACTTATTCGATTACCGGCATTCCGCAGGAGTTGAAAGATACGGTACAGTCCGCAAGCGTCATCACCAGCAGACGCCTCCAAGACCAGCCGGATACCAACCGTGTCATTGATGTCGTCAATCAGGCAACGGGGCTGCATTTGTCGCAAATCGAAAGCGACCGGTACAGTCTGAGTTCGCGCGGCATGGGTATCGACAGTATTTCGTATGACGGCGTAACGACTTACTACGATACCCGCTTCAATTACGGCGACAACCATATGGATACGGCACTGTACGACCGTGTCGAAGTGGTTCGCGGGGCAACCGGCTTTATGACGGGGCCGGGAAACCCGTCGGCTTCCATCAATCTGGTACGCAAACGGCCGACCAAAGACTTTCAGGGCAGCATAGCGGCAGGTGCAGGTTCGTGGAACCATTACCGGATTGAAACCGACCTGTCAGGCCGTCTGAACAGCAGCGGTTCCCTGCGCGGCCGCCTGGTAGGCGTTTACCATACCCGCGACTCCTTCCTCGACCGCTACAACAACCGCCGCCACGTTTTATACGGCGTATTGGAAGCGGATTTGGGGGCACGCACCATGCTCAGCGCAGGTGCCAACTATCAGCGCAACCGTTCGCGCGGCGTGATGTCCGGGGGCCTGCCGCTGTTTTACAGCGACGGCACCATGACCCGTTATGACCGTTCGGCCAATACGGCACCGGGCTGGGGAGCCGACAGCTACAACAGCCTGAGTGCTTATCTGACCCTGCACCACCGCTTCCAAAACGGCTGGCGGCTGGAAAGCAATTACACCCTCAGCCGCAATACGCGCGAACTGAAGAGTGCTTATGTATACGGTTCGCCCGATCCGGCCGACAATACCGGCATGAATACGGCAGCAATCAGCCTGATTGACGGTTCGCGCAAACAGGATGCCTTCGATATTAAGGTCAACGGTTTATACCGCCTGTTCGGCCGCGAACATGCCGCCCGCTTCAATTACAACTTCAACCGCAACCATTACGACAACGGCTATCAGAGTCCCGTCAAAAATACGCTGCCCGCAAAATGGGGCGATTTCAGACGGCTCGGTTTCCCGGTACCCGAGCCGCAGTGGCAGTCTGAAACCTTTACCGCTTTGCGCGGTACCATAACCCAACATGCCGCATCCGGCATTACCGATCTGTCCCTGCACGACCGTTTGAATTTAACCCTGGGCGCACGCCTGACAAACTATAAAGTGGCAGACGACAGTTTCGGCCCGTACTTCCGGCCTTACCGCAACCGCTTCAACGCCGTGTCGAAATATTTCGGTTTGAGCTATAAACTGAATGACCGGTATTCACTGTACGGCAGCTATACCGATATATTCCAACCGCAAACGACCGTCGATGCCGCAGGCAAATATCTGGATCCCGTCATCGGCGGAAACTACGAAATCGGCCTGAAAGGCGGTCTGCGCGAAGGCCGTCTGAATTTCTCTGTCGCCGCATTTGAAACCCGTCGGGACAATGTCGCCCAACCGACAGGCGAGCGCCTGCCGGGCGGGCAACCTGTAAACCGCGCCGTCGACGGTGCCAAAACACGGGGATTTGATGCGGAACTGGCCGGCTCTCTGACAGACAACTGGAATATTCAGGCCGGCTTGACGACTTTTGTGGCACGCGATGCCGCCGGCCGCCGTATCAGTCTGCAGACGCCGAACCGTATTTTCAAACTGTTTACCACATACCGCCTGCCCGCTCCGTTACAGCGTATGACCGTCGGCGGCGGGGTCAATTGGTACAGCGGAATCGAAGGTACCGTCCGTAATCCGCAAAACAAACCGGTCCAAGTACGTGCAGATGCCTATGCGGTAGCCAATCTGATGGCACGGTATGACTTTACCCCGCGCGCCTCGCTGAGCGTGAATGTCAATAATCTGTTCGACAAACGCTATTACACCTGGTTCGGGCGGTATGAACAATACCAGTACGGCGCACCGCGCAATGCACTGGCCACTTTCCGCTATCAATTCCGATGA
- a CDS encoding iron-siderophore ABC transporter substrate-binding protein, which yields MAAGCLLGCRPLPSGTKPLFEHPDSSAPFPVVIHGALGDTRIDRPPQRVVALGAGAEDIALSLGVIPVAIETHLWGGDEKGYLPWFKEAVLQTRQVLPDTVAMYPELDIEKIIGLKPDLVLAPQSGISPAIFKQLSGFVPVVAYPGRAWLTSVQEQFEIAGAALGRLPQARQVYRLMQEQMAAYRAAYPHLQQYTFAYLNAGRHMVNLWTYVAGDPRVDALTQLGLELAPSVRNLPVRSGSFVAEIGLENADMLADVDIVVSGFINEQARDAVAAVPLYSAIPAIRNGAYAALTDKTLIMAMSYGTPLSLSWGIPRFMPILLEAAARVPAKMERL from the coding sequence ATGGCAGCAGGCTGCCTGCTCGGCTGCCGTCCGTTACCGTCCGGCACGAAGCCGCTGTTTGAGCATCCGGACAGCAGCGCGCCCTTCCCCGTCGTCATCCACGGCGCACTGGGCGATACGCGGATTGACCGGCCGCCGCAGCGGGTCGTGGCACTGGGCGCGGGCGCAGAGGATATTGCGCTGTCGCTCGGAGTCATACCGGTCGCGATTGAAACACATCTCTGGGGCGGCGACGAAAAGGGCTATCTGCCGTGGTTTAAAGAAGCGGTTTTACAGACTCGGCAGGTATTGCCGGATACGGTAGCCATGTATCCGGAATTGGATATAGAAAAAATTATCGGCTTAAAACCCGATTTGGTCTTGGCACCGCAATCGGGTATTTCTCCGGCCATCTTCAAACAATTATCCGGCTTTGTTCCGGTTGTTGCATATCCCGGGCGCGCCTGGCTGACCTCTGTGCAGGAACAGTTTGAAATCGCCGGTGCCGCATTGGGCAGGCTGCCTCAGGCCAGACAGGTATACCGCCTGATGCAGGAACAGATGGCCGCATACCGGGCCGCCTATCCGCATTTGCAGCAATATACATTTGCCTACCTGAACGCCGGCAGACATATGGTCAATTTATGGACTTATGTTGCCGGTGATCCGCGCGTTGATGCATTAACACAGCTCGGGTTGGAGTTGGCTCCGTCGGTTCGGAATCTGCCGGTCAGATCCGGCAGTTTTGTTGCGGAAATCGGTCTGGAAAATGCCGATATGCTTGCTGATGTCGATATTGTCGTCAGCGGGTTTATCAATGAACAGGCACGCGATGCAGTTGCCGCCGTTCCCCTCTATTCGGCCATTCCCGCGATCCGTAACGGGGCGTATGCGGCACTGACCGACAAGACATTAATCATGGCCATGTCTTACGGAACGCCTTTGAGCCTCAGTTGGGGTATTCCGCGCTTTATGCCGATACTGCTGGAAGCCGCCGCACGGGTTCCGGCGAAAATGGAAAGACTGTGA
- a CDS encoding iron ABC transporter permease, with protein sequence MKWQIYPIFILSVLTVMCLTAFTGGLAWGSKTLGFDDVWIFLTSRETGIPAARHYTDLVIENRLFRTLGTLLCGAALGTSGALMQGLTRNPLADSGLLGINAGAAALIVSAALVPSWPINPFWPALTGALAVAAFVSMLGLGKGGDAGGLMILAGMAVSVCLYAYVQMVIQLNPQVFDQYRFWASGSFGGIKAVQLAGVLPFWIAGTVLALFCGRYVNLIALDKQTALSLGANVLLIRAAVLLAAATLSAVSVALAGPIAFIGLGAVHIARRLIGSDYRFLIPAAMLNGAALLCGADILARTVVRPSEIATGIMTALLGASLLYVLVMLKRTRI encoded by the coding sequence ATGAAATGGCAGATTTATCCGATTTTTATTTTGTCTGTACTGACCGTCATGTGCCTGACTGCCTTTACCGGCGGATTGGCTTGGGGCAGCAAAACATTGGGCTTTGACGATGTATGGATTTTTTTGACTTCCCGCGAAACCGGAATCCCCGCCGCCCGGCACTATACGGATCTGGTCATTGAAAACCGCCTGTTCCGCACGCTGGGTACATTGCTCTGCGGTGCGGCATTGGGCACATCAGGTGCCTTAATGCAGGGGCTGACCCGTAACCCGCTGGCCGACAGCGGATTACTCGGCATTAATGCGGGCGCAGCCGCCCTGATTGTCTCCGCCGCCTTAGTGCCGTCTTGGCCAATCAACCCGTTTTGGCCGGCACTGACGGGGGCATTGGCAGTCGCGGCCTTTGTCAGTATGCTCGGCTTGGGCAAAGGCGGTGATGCCGGCGGTTTGATGATTTTGGCAGGTATGGCCGTATCGGTATGCCTGTATGCCTATGTCCAAATGGTTATCCAGCTCAACCCGCAGGTATTCGACCAATACCGTTTTTGGGCAAGCGGTTCGTTCGGCGGCATAAAAGCCGTACAGCTTGCCGGGGTACTGCCCTTTTGGATCGCAGGAACGGTACTTGCCCTGTTCTGCGGACGGTATGTCAATTTAATCGCGCTGGACAAACAGACGGCCTTATCTCTGGGCGCCAATGTACTGCTCATCCGTGCAGCCGTTTTATTGGCGGCGGCAACATTATCGGCCGTCTCTGTGGCGCTGGCCGGCCCCATTGCCTTCATCGGCTTGGGTGCCGTACATATCGCACGCAGACTCATCGGCAGCGACTACCGCTTTTTAATTCCGGCAGCCATGCTCAATGGTGCCGCTTTGCTGTGCGGTGCCGATATTTTGGCCAGAACGGTAGTCAGGCCGTCTGAAATCGCCACCGGCATTATGACGGCACTGCTGGGCGCATCCCTGCTCTACGTACTGGTCATGCTCAAAAGGACAAGGATATGA
- a CDS encoding iron chelate uptake ABC transporter family permease subunit, translating into MNRFALLLPVPRAGLYACAGMILSALIMALSTLSGKYQSLLPQLPALLLNQADPVTDWLFWQLWLPRTVIAAGVGAALAVSGSIFQTLTYNPLGSPDIIGVNAGAAAGAVLSALIWPGYIPATAGALLGALAAVLLVAFAGRERLSFGIHMIVAGVAVNAAAVAVVQFGLTGVRQEDAQQMAAWLSGSLAQRGWQEAAVIWLVLPACLLVLYSQKTALDIWAAGRQAAAGVGINIPLTFILSLTAATVLAAAAVVAAGPVSFIALASPHIVKSMLKSSRWLWLQTALTGSLLLLAADAAARLLPFSSQLPVGVLTAALGGCYLLLLLIREWWNK; encoded by the coding sequence ATGAACCGCTTTGCTTTATTGCTGCCGGTACCCCGCGCCGGACTTTATGCCTGCGCGGGCATGATTTTATCGGCATTAATCATGGCATTATCCACTTTGTCCGGGAAATACCAGTCATTGCTGCCGCAACTGCCCGCACTGTTACTGAATCAGGCAGATCCTGTTACCGACTGGCTGTTTTGGCAACTCTGGCTGCCGCGTACCGTCATTGCGGCAGGTGTGGGTGCAGCCTTGGCTGTGTCGGGCAGTATCTTTCAAACGCTGACATACAATCCTTTGGGCAGCCCGGACATTATCGGAGTCAATGCCGGTGCGGCAGCAGGGGCAGTACTGTCTGCATTAATCTGGCCGGGATATATCCCCGCAACAGCAGGTGCACTGCTCGGTGCACTGGCTGCCGTGCTGCTGGTCGCTTTTGCCGGACGGGAACGGCTGTCTTTCGGCATCCATATGATTGTGGCCGGCGTGGCCGTCAATGCCGCTGCGGTTGCCGTTGTCCAATTCGGCTTGACCGGTGTCCGTCAGGAAGACGCACAGCAAATGGCCGCCTGGCTGAGCGGCAGTTTGGCACAGCGCGGCTGGCAGGAAGCTGCCGTTATCTGGTTGGTGCTGCCAGCCTGCCTTTTGGTTCTGTACTCACAGAAAACGGCATTGGATATTTGGGCTGCCGGACGGCAGGCAGCAGCAGGCGTGGGCATCAATATTCCGCTGACATTTATACTGTCTCTGACTGCGGCAACCGTCTTGGCCGCAGCTGCCGTCGTAGCTGCCGGGCCGGTATCCTTCATTGCTCTGGCTTCACCGCATATCGTTAAAAGTATGCTGAAAAGCAGCCGGTGGCTGTGGCTGCAAACGGCACTGACCGGGTCACTGCTCTTGCTGGCAGCAGATGCAGCAGCCCGCCTGCTGCCGTTTTCCTCCCAACTCCCGGTAGGCGTACTGACGGCCGCACTGGGCGGATGCTATTTACTTTTACTGCTGATTCGCGAATGGTGGAACAAATGA
- a CDS encoding siderophore ferric iron reductase, with protein sequence MNTAVYAPQTANLLAQIHQLLPRLSGRLNDTAAGTFRLGCRNNINDIKQLYEHLQQQHPEGGKIFWSCRTWALLIWQPIYLTVLSVQLLGKAVSLNRFGIITDRSGVAAYSLSPRAVYTGKPSHLVLFAGRQIKATGDHIYTCLREITPFNMKLAAKLQTDCLVSALLFQNTHYTQNSKNELDRLIAEWLAAAGLPDCQATFYLNQTRRTFGFNRQACCQEFRLTSGSLCDACPRLPLSERVYRMTQTESPLHAES encoded by the coding sequence ATGAACACAGCCGTTTACGCACCGCAAACCGCAAACCTGCTGGCGCAAATCCATCAACTCCTCCCCAGACTTTCAGGCCGTCTGAACGATACTGCTGCCGGCACTTTCCGACTCGGATGCCGAAACAATATTAACGACATCAAACAGCTGTACGAACATTTGCAGCAGCAGCACCCGGAAGGGGGGAAAATCTTTTGGTCTTGCCGCACATGGGCACTACTCATCTGGCAGCCGATTTATCTGACCGTTTTAAGCGTACAACTGCTGGGTAAGGCGGTCAGCCTGAACCGCTTCGGCATCATTACAGACCGATCCGGCGTTGCCGCTTACAGCCTCAGTCCGCGGGCTGTCTATACAGGCAAACCGTCCCATCTGGTTCTCTTTGCCGGACGGCAGATTAAAGCAACGGGCGATCACATTTACACATGCTTGCGCGAAATTACCCCGTTCAATATGAAATTGGCCGCCAAACTGCAGACAGACTGCCTGGTTTCCGCCCTACTGTTCCAAAACACGCATTACACGCAAAACAGCAAAAACGAATTGGACCGGCTGATTGCCGAATGGTTGGCCGCCGCAGGACTGCCCGACTGCCAAGCGACCTTTTATTTAAACCAGACCCGCCGGACTTTCGGCTTCAACCGGCAGGCATGTTGTCAGGAATTCCGCCTGACATCGGGCAGCTTGTGCGATGCCTGTCCGCGCCTGCCCTTATCCGAACGGGTCTACCGTATGACACAGACTGAAAGCCCCCTCCATGCTGAAAGCTGA
- a CDS encoding ABC transporter ATP-binding protein has product MLKAENITLSYQNQTVIEHLSFSPPEQKITVFIGANGCGKSTLLKSYARQLPPQNGNIILNGEDIYQTSGRQTAKQLAMLAQSATAPEHLTAEQLVRYGRYPHRQLLARWSDEDENQVNQAMLLTGIQAYSARFLADLSGGQRQRVWIAMVLAQNTPYILLDEPTTYLDLAYQIEILDLLQTLNRTQRKTIVMVLHDLNLAARYADYVAAVKNKTVICSGSPQQVFTEDNIRNILNLDCKIITDPYCGTPLCIPLGSSRPPDQIKR; this is encoded by the coding sequence ATGCTGAAAGCTGAAAATATTACCTTGTCTTACCAAAACCAAACCGTTATCGAGCATCTCTCTTTCTCGCCGCCGGAGCAGAAAATAACGGTTTTTATCGGCGCCAACGGATGCGGCAAATCCACACTGTTAAAATCCTATGCACGCCAGCTTCCGCCGCAAAATGGAAACATTATCCTGAACGGCGAAGACATCTATCAAACCTCGGGCAGACAGACCGCCAAACAATTAGCCATGCTGGCCCAGTCGGCAACCGCGCCCGAACATCTGACAGCAGAACAATTGGTCCGCTACGGCCGCTATCCCCACAGGCAGCTGCTGGCACGGTGGAGCGATGAAGACGAAAATCAAGTCAACCAAGCCATGCTGCTGACCGGAATACAGGCCTATTCCGCCCGGTTTCTTGCCGACTTATCGGGCGGGCAGCGCCAACGTGTCTGGATCGCCATGGTACTGGCACAGAACACACCTTACATTCTGCTGGACGAGCCGACTACTTATCTGGACTTGGCTTATCAGATAGAAATTCTTGATTTGCTGCAAACACTCAACAGGACACAACGCAAAACCATCGTCATGGTTTTGCATGACCTGAACTTGGCCGCACGGTATGCCGACTATGTTGCGGCAGTCAAAAACAAAACCGTCATCTGCTCGGGCAGCCCGCAACAGGTCTTTACGGAAGACAATATCCGAAACATTCTCAACCTGGACTGCAAAATCATCACCGACCCCTACTGCGGCACGCCGCTCTGTATCCCGCTCGGCAGCAGCCGGCCGCCAGATCAAATCAAACGATGA
- a CDS encoding chorismate mutase, producing MIIVMQKYADEAAVAAVVALIRSRGLQEHISRGEERTIIGAVGDERILQPQEAAALPQVERAIRVLDDWRIVSREAQPEDSVIHVRGVAFGGEKCVRIGVRTADMAAFDALYGDPFFVDNHPYADNGRISEKEQIRAMRETVAACHGAEKPVLVRIRDVRQIAHALQAEADVLYLGGELMTNRALQEEVGRLNTPLVLCKDKHHTYRQWLVAAEQIALKGNAQIILGEAGTLSFTAEYPHRLDVEAVVQVRRLSHLPVLANLRGLQHSAMPSAVLHKLALAAGVHAVVLD from the coding sequence ATGATTATTGTGATGCAGAAGTATGCCGATGAGGCAGCGGTAGCGGCGGTGGTGGCACTGATCCGCAGCAGGGGGTTGCAGGAGCATATTTCGCGCGGCGAGGAGCGGACAATTATCGGTGCGGTGGGCGATGAGCGCATTCTGCAACCGCAGGAGGCAGCCGCGCTGCCGCAGGTGGAGCGTGCTATTCGGGTGTTGGACGACTGGCGCATTGTCAGCCGCGAAGCGCAGCCCGAGGACAGTGTGATTCATGTGCGCGGTGTCGCGTTCGGCGGGGAAAAATGCGTGCGTATTGGAGTGCGGACGGCAGATATGGCCGCGTTTGACGCGCTGTACGGCGATCCGTTTTTTGTCGACAACCACCCCTATGCCGACAACGGCCGCATCAGCGAAAAAGAGCAGATCCGCGCCATGCGCGAGACGGTGGCGGCGTGCCACGGGGCGGAGAAACCCGTTTTGGTGCGGATACGCGATGTCCGCCAAATCGCCCATGCCTTGCAGGCGGAGGCCGATGTGCTGTATTTGGGCGGAGAACTGATGACCAACCGTGCGTTGCAGGAAGAGGTAGGCCGTCTGAATACGCCGCTGGTGCTGTGTAAAGACAAACACCATACCTACCGTCAATGGCTGGTGGCGGCCGAACAGATTGCACTCAAAGGCAATGCCCAGATTATTTTGGGGGAGGCCGGAACATTGAGTTTTACCGCCGAATACCCGCACAGGCTGGATGTGGAAGCCGTGGTGCAGGTGCGCCGTTTGAGCCATCTGCCGGTACTGGCCAATCTGCGCGGTTTGCAGCATAGTGCGATGCCGTCTGCGGTACTGCACAAGCTGGCGTTGGCAGCGGGTGTTCATGCGGTGGTGCTGGATTGA
- the mnmC gene encoding FAD-dependent 5-carboxymethylaminomethyl-2-thiouridine(34) oxidoreductase MnmC, whose translation MAATAQTVSLNAVWPFLPPAAELLRAANRFRRLIVCLPQHAVPQPDTAGLPAAAAARWHQAFSAVSLEAASLFRHLIDRCELWLFPPQAAAHLNDYFSDGLCWQDTPIPQQPAAAVKPWFRPPPPITPRRIAVIGAGIAGAACARILAEHGIGVTVWEAGKAAHAASGNRQGLLYAKISPHPTEQTELLLGAYGHTRRALTRLLPDAGTWQPCGVLHLNHNAAEARRNAALGRQTHHRHLYYPVDGAAACRLAGIDGLSDGLFWPQGAWLHPPALIHALLDHPLITLSEHTPLQTAGYRNGLWHLSAPQNRLTASHIIFCTGADSPQIPLLHHLPWQLIRGQTNLAPADTRSSALKTALSGSSYISPAWQGVHCFGATFHPHNNDRRLHPADTAANLHDLSALYPDLAGRLNISDLARGHAAVRCDSPDHLPTVGPVGDAAAMRHAYARLADDKNLPLQTECPYLPGIWVSSGHGSRGLTTALWCAEALAADLLGLPNPLSPRLRAALHPNRHPIRAIVRS comes from the coding sequence ATGGCTGCAACCGCGCAAACCGTAAGCCTCAACGCCGTCTGGCCGTTTCTGCCGCCTGCCGCCGAGCTGCTGCGCGCCGCCAACCGTTTCCGCCGCCTGATTGTCTGCCTGCCGCAGCACGCCGTCCCGCAGCCCGATACCGCCGGTCTGCCCGCCGCAGCGGCCGCGCGCTGGCATCAGGCGTTTTCCGCCGTTTCCCTCGAAGCCGCCAGCCTCTTCCGCCATCTGATTGACAGGTGCGAATTATGGCTGTTCCCGCCGCAGGCCGCCGCGCATCTGAACGACTATTTTTCAGACGGCCTCTGCTGGCAGGACACGCCCATTCCCCAGCAGCCCGCCGCTGCCGTCAAACCGTGGTTCCGTCCCCCGCCGCCGATAACGCCGCGCCGCATTGCCGTCATCGGTGCGGGCATTGCCGGTGCCGCCTGCGCACGCATTCTGGCCGAACACGGCATCGGCGTCACGGTTTGGGAGGCGGGCAAAGCGGCACATGCGGCCAGCGGCAACCGCCAAGGCCTGCTGTATGCCAAAATTTCGCCCCACCCCACCGAACAGACCGAGCTGCTGCTCGGTGCTTACGGCCACACCCGCCGCGCCCTGACACGCCTGCTGCCCGATGCCGGTACATGGCAGCCCTGCGGCGTCCTCCACCTCAACCACAACGCCGCCGAAGCCCGCCGCAACGCCGCACTCGGCCGCCAAACGCACCACCGCCATCTGTATTACCCCGTCGATGGCGCGGCGGCCTGCCGTCTGGCCGGTATCGACGGCCTTTCAGACGGCCTGTTCTGGCCGCAGGGCGCATGGCTGCACCCGCCCGCCTTGATCCATGCCCTGCTCGATCACCCGCTGATTACCCTGTCCGAACACACTCCGCTGCAAACCGCCGGCTACCGCAACGGCCTCTGGCATCTTTCCGCCCCGCAAAACCGCCTGACCGCGTCCCATATCATTTTCTGTACGGGTGCCGACAGCCCGCAAATCCCGCTGCTGCACCATCTGCCGTGGCAGCTGATCCGCGGCCAGACCAATCTCGCCCCCGCCGACACCCGCTCGTCTGCCCTGAAAACCGCCCTCTCCGGCTCGTCCTATATCAGCCCCGCATGGCAGGGTGTCCACTGCTTCGGTGCCACCTTCCACCCGCACAACAACGACCGCCGCCTGCACCCTGCCGATACGGCCGCCAACCTGCACGACCTGTCCGCCCTGTATCCCGATTTGGCAGGCCGTCTGAACATCAGCGACCTGGCCCGCGGCCATGCCGCCGTCCGCTGCGACAGCCCCGACCACCTGCCCACCGTCGGCCCCGTCGGCGATGCCGCCGCCATGCGCCATGCCTACGCCCGTCTGGCCGACGATAAAAACCTGCCGCTGCAAACCGAATGCCCCTACCTGCCCGGCATCTGGGTCAGCAGCGGCCACGGCAGCCGCGGCCTCACCACCGCACTGTGGTGCGCCGAAGCCCTGGCCGCCGACCTGCTCGGCCTGCCCAACCCTCTGTCCCCTCGCCTGCGCGCCGCCCTGCACCCCAACCGCCACCCCATCCGCGCCATCGTCCGCAGCTGA
- the gloA gene encoding lactoylglutathione lyase — MRLLHTMLRVGNLDRSLAFYQNILGMKLLRRHDYPEGRFTLAFIGYGDEAAETVIELTHNWDTESYDLGNAFGHLAIEVDDAYAACEKVRQQGGKVIREAGPMKHGSTVIAFIEDPDGYKIEFIQKNSGSDSVQYTA, encoded by the coding sequence ATGCGACTGCTCCACACCATGCTGCGCGTCGGCAATCTCGACCGCTCCCTTGCGTTCTATCAAAACATCCTGGGCATGAAACTGCTGCGCAGACACGACTATCCCGAAGGCCGTTTTACCCTTGCCTTTATCGGCTACGGCGACGAAGCCGCCGAAACCGTCATCGAACTGACCCACAACTGGGACACCGAAAGCTACGACTTGGGCAATGCTTTCGGCCATCTCGCCATCGAAGTCGATGATGCCTATGCCGCCTGCGAAAAAGTCAGACAGCAAGGCGGCAAAGTTATACGCGAAGCCGGGCCGATGAAGCACGGCAGCACCGTCATCGCCTTTATCGAAGACCCCGACGGCTACAAAATCGAGTTTATCCAGAAAAACTCGGGCAGCGATTCGGTACAGTACACTGCCTGA